The following are encoded in a window of Gammaproteobacteria bacterium genomic DNA:
- a CDS encoding hypothetical protein (Evidence 5 : Unknown function), translating to MHEKKFRQSFEHISFRIRAIRGGMNQEEFGKLFGLSRRQISTMESMEVEVPIDFCVSLHKTLGISLTWLILGKGKIKEMEEPFGECDYIPERQLTKDEHEVLVAVQRVPYLLNLIKLIEGNKIVKKAIFEFSRTLEGINECLISCSKNDKSVEYDG from the coding sequence ATGCACGAGAAAAAATTTCGTCAATCATTTGAACATATATCGTTTAGGATACGTGCTATCCGTGGGGGTATGAATCAAGAAGAATTTGGTAAGTTATTTGGTCTGAGCAGGAGACAAATCAGCACTATGGAATCAATGGAAGTGGAGGTGCCGATTGATTTTTGTGTATCACTTCACAAAACATTAGGGATATCACTTACCTGGTTAATTCTTGGCAAAGGCAAAATTAAAGAGATGGAAGAACCTTTTGGGGAATGCGACTATATCCCTGAAAGACAATTAACAAAGGATGAGCATGAGGTATTGGTCGCGGTGCAGCGTGTTCCTTATTTGTTGAATTTAATTAAGTTGATAGAAGGAAACAAAATTGTTAAAAAGGCTATTTTTGAATTTTCCAGAACATTGGAAGGAATAAATGAGTGTTTGATATCCTGTTCAAAGAATGATAAATCCGTGGAGTATGATGGGTGA